One window of Trifolium pratense cultivar HEN17-A07 linkage group LG5, ARS_RC_1.1, whole genome shotgun sequence genomic DNA carries:
- the LOC123883757 gene encoding 40S ribosomal protein S21-2, whose product MQNEEGQITELYIPRKCSATNRLITAKDHASVQINIGHLDESGIYNGTFSTFALCGFTRAQGDADSGIDRLWQKKKTELKQ is encoded by the exons atgCAGAACGAAGAAGGACAAATCACCGAGCTCTACATTCCTAGGAAGTG TTCTGCTACAAACAGATTGATTACTGCTAAGGATCATGCTTCTGTTCAGATCAACATAGGTCATTTGGATGAGAGCGGTATTTACAATGGCACCTTCTCTACTTTTGCTCTCTGTGGCTTCACTCGCGCTCAG ggAGATGCCGACAGTGGAATTGATCGCTTGTGGCAGAAAAAGAAAACTGAACTTAAGCAATAG